In Helianthus annuus cultivar XRQ/B chromosome 3, HanXRQr2.0-SUNRISE, whole genome shotgun sequence, a single window of DNA contains:
- the LOC110941349 gene encoding uncharacterized protein LOC110941349 — protein sequence MEANTDKYAKAKIEDPNFRFPKAMTKPKTQPTAGELCYKKIFEDDIWRAKHLAEELAAGAKLDRKAYRIRNTELFKAIEDMDRIHKVSKATIGVLTEAEADQHFQSFLDLLGTVEQVKTAEELILDKILETYVGPVFPVILMPPKVHKHDIRIHVDKVARLVGENGNNVLAIEVVSGAWLRVNNQPPADGPNYERIVNIYGPKTHVIRAVSLIHSQVYEPGECLEAEDELEMLFEELTFSEVMEGMESRIPQMDDLVRVAFASGSGSSSGQTEGEKLQQDVEVAEDKDESKGKKKQQDVKEAVSGEPKGSVEELD from the exons atggaaGCAAATACAGACAAATACGCAAAGGCTAAAATCGAAGATCCGAATTTCCGATTTCCTAAAGCTATGACCAAACCTAAGACTCAGCCCACCGCCGGTGAACTCTGCTATAAGAAAATATTTG AAGATGATATTTGGAGAGCTAAGCATCTAGCTGAGGAATTAGCTGCAGGAGCGAAACTAGATAGGAAAGCATACCGGATTCGTAATACAGAA CTTTTCAAAGCTATTGAAGATATGGATCGGATTCACAAAGTCTCAAAAGCCACAATTGGGGTGTTAACTGAAGCTGAAGCTGATCAGCATTTTCAGTCATTTCTTGACTTACTGGGTACTGTCGAACAAGTTAAAACGGCTGAAGAACTCATCCTAGACAAAATCCTAGAG ACATATGTAGGCCCGGTTTTTCCAGTAATTCTGATGCCACCAAAGGTACATAAGCATGATATCAGAATCCACGTGGACAAG GTTGCACGTCTCGTTGGAGAAAATGGCAATAATGTCTTGGCAATTGAAGTAGTATCTGGTGCTTGGTTGCGG GTTAATAATCAACCTCCTGCTGATGGTCCAAATTATGAGAGAATAGTGAACATATATGGTCCCAAGACACATGTTATCAGGGCTGTTTCGTTAATTCACTCACAAGTCTATGAG CCTGGGGAATGTCTTGAAGCAGAAGATGAGTTGGAGATGTTGTTTGAAGAACTTACTTTTAGTGAGGTGATGGAGGGTATGGAATCTCGTATTCCTCAGATGGATGACCTTGTGCGAGTTGCTTTTGCTTCGGGTTCTGGTTCCAGTTCTGGTCAAACAGAAGGCGAAAAGCTGCAGCAGGATGTGGAAGTAGCTGAAGATAAAGATGAGTCAAAAGGCAAAAAGAAGCAGCAGGATGTGAAAGAAGCTGTTTCTGGTGAGCCCAAGGGGTCTGTTGAGGAGCTTGATTAA